The Bosea sp. AS-1 region CGGCGAGAAGGGCGTCAACACTGAAAACCTCGTCGCCAAGGGGCTCGGACAGACGCAGCCGCTGGTGGCCGATCCGCTCTCCGGCGAGAACCGCCGCGTCGAGACGCGGCTGCGCACCAACTGAGCGTAGGGGGAGGGCGCTTGCGGCGGCCCGGTCCATCGACCGGCCGTCGCGCCGCCGAGCGGAACGAGGCATTCCGGGGAGACGCATGGCTGCGCTGAATTTCACCGAACTGTCGAAGCCGATCGCCGAAGACGGACCCTGCGGGCCGGACCTCGAGGACGATACCGATTTCATGAACGTCACGGCGCGGATCGAGGTCGCGCTGCCGACTGCGTATTTCCGGCGCGACGATGAGGGCCAGCAGGTCGCCTTCGACCGCTCGAGCATCGAGTTCCCGGCCGCCTTCGCCGATCTTGGCAAGCTGATGGCCCGCTCGCAGGACCTGAGGCTGTTCGTGCTGGCCGCGAAGCTCTCGATCCTCAACCGCGATGTCGCGGGCTTTACGGCCTGTCTCTCAGCCATGGCGGAGATCCTCGGCGAGAACTGGGATGCGGTGCATCCGCGCGCCATGGATGGCGACTTCATCATGCGGGAGGTCGCGCTGCAGGGGCTGGATGAGCTGCCGACGGTGGTGCTGCCGCTGCAGCACGCGCCGCTGTTCGTGAGCCGGCGCATTGGTCCCTTCATCTTTCGCAGCCAACTCGTCGCGAGTGGCGAGACGAAGCTGGTCGAAGGCGAGCAGCATCCCGACGCCAGTACGATCCAGGCGGCGCTGAGCGAGATCGACGTCGACGACCTCACCGCCGTCCTGGGCCAGATCAACGCTGCGCGAGACGCGCTCGCGCGTCTGCGCACGATCTGGCTCGAGAAGGTGGGCGTCGATCATCCGCTCGGCTTTCCGCGCCTCGCGGCGCTGCTGGACCAGATCGCCGGCTTTCTCGACACTGCGGCCGCGCGGCGTGTGCCGGGCCATCAGGCCGCGGCGGCCGCGCCGACGGCGAACGATGCACAGAATCCGGCAGCCAGCACCGTAAGCTTCGGTCCGGGCAGCCTTTCGAGCATCCTCCAAGTGAAGGATACGTTGGCCGGCTGCCTCGGCTACTTTCGCAAAACCGAGCCGTCGAGCCCGGCTGTCCTGCTGATCGGGCAGGCGCAGCAGCTCATCGGCAAGTCGCTGATCGAGGTCATCCAGATCATGTTTCCGGAGCATGTCGACAAGGCGGTGCTGGAGATCGGCGAGTCGCGCCGGTTCCAGCTGCCGCTCGAGCGGCTTCCGGCGTCGGGCAACTCCAGCTTCGCAGCCGAGGAGGAGAGCTATGACAGCGCCTCGGACGGCGGTGACGAAAACGACGGCTATGGTGATGACGAAGCCAACGACGAGGCTGAATCTGCCGTAGAGGAAGTTGAAGAGGAGCCGGTCGTCGAAACCGAGATCGAAGCCCGCCCCGCGGAGGTCGCGACGGTCG contains the following coding sequences:
- a CDS encoding type VI secretion system ImpA family N-terminal domain-containing protein yields the protein MAALNFTELSKPIAEDGPCGPDLEDDTDFMNVTARIEVALPTAYFRRDDEGQQVAFDRSSIEFPAAFADLGKLMARSQDLRLFVLAAKLSILNRDVAGFTACLSAMAEILGENWDAVHPRAMDGDFIMREVALQGLDELPTVVLPLQHAPLFVSRRIGPFIFRSQLVASGETKLVEGEQHPDASTIQAALSEIDVDDLTAVLGQINAARDALARLRTIWLEKVGVDHPLGFPRLAALLDQIAGFLDTAAARRVPGHQAAAAAPTANDAQNPAASTVSFGPGSLSSILQVKDTLAGCLGYFRKTEPSSPAVLLIGQAQQLIGKSLIEVIQIMFPEHVDKAVLEIGESRRFQLPLERLPASGNSSFAAEEESYDSASDGGDENDGYGDDEANDEAESAVEEVEEEPVVETEIEARPAEVATVVIGSRAEAVSAMKAIAAFYRQVEPSHPTPLLMDKACALAQHDFMSLLGNILPEVAQLPETDS